One Algoriphagus sp. Y33 genomic window, TTCTTTAGCAATTCAAACAATACGGCAATCAAATTCTAAGCATGCTTCCCGCCCGAATTGCAAGCGCTCGGGATTAAAATCTGGGGTGGGAACTTAATCCAGGTCCTAGGCCACACGATAGAATACACTATACAAACGATAAAAAAATGAAAGCCAATCCATCACCACTTGTCCCAGTTCTGGCCGAAGGAGCCGCCTGGCTTCTGGCCTTTCTCTTTGCCTATACGGCGGTGAGTAAGGTGTATGATTGGGGAGAAACTAGGTTTGCGATGTATAATCAGGGGTTTCCCGGCTGGATAACAGAATTGTTGTTATATGGATTGCCTTTAGGGGAATTATCAGTCGCTGTACTACTGCTTATCCCACACTGGCGGAAACTTGGCTTTATTCTCAGTTCAGTGCTGATGCTCGTGTTTACAGGTTATGTTGGCTATATCTGGCTGGGATTTACGGAACGTGTCCCCTGCTCTTGTGGCGGAGTACTAGCTAGTCTGGGCTGGGGGGAGCATCTGGTGTTTAATCTGGTGTTTTTGGGGATAGCTGTAATTGGTTATTGGAATCATGAAAGCTAAGATGGCGGGTGATAGGTTAAAGGTTAGAAGATTAAGGGTTAAAGGTTAACCTGTAGTGAAGGGAGAGAATTTAGATTGAATGATCTCCAAAGCCTTGTAGCAAGAACCAACCCCATAGGGGTGGCAGATTTGTAGCCTAGGGTTTCAACCCTAGGTTTAATAAGGAAATAAGGCCATTGCCTCCTGCGCAGAATTATCATCTGGAAACAGGAGATAGTGCAGGAGGATGTCTGCCCTCTGGGAGGCGGGGAAACGATTAACAGTAACATAAAAACCTTCGAGGTTTGGCAAACCTCAAAGGTTATCACTATAACGCCAAGGCAAATGCAGCCCAACGAATGCGATGGGAGCAGCTTTTTATTGAAGAAGAAAAAAAACACGGTCCGTGAAGCCACCAGGTGGTTGCCGGACAACAGCAGGGGGCATAAACATCCGGCCGCCCCTCTCGGAAGGAAGATCTGTCTGGATCCGAGTCAGACAGATGCACCAAAGCGACCGGAGATTAATTATTAATTTAACCAATACAATTTATGAAACTTACAACAATTAACCTCCTACGCGGAGGTGTATTTTCGCTTGCTGTGGTAGCCGCTTTTGCATTTACCCAGCCACAGGGGGATGATCCCCGATACGCAACTTTAGATGAAGGAGATAGCTGGATCTGGGTGAATGATCCTGGAGATCCTGTAGCTTATGAGTGTATAGACGGAAATGAAGTCTGCCTATATACTCAGGAAGATATGGCCTTTCCTGCCGGGCCAGCGACGGAGAAATTCCAGCTTCAGTAAATAAGTAACCAAGCAGTGCAGCCGGAATCCGGCTGCACTGCTTCCAATCAATAAAAATTCAACTCTCTTGCGGGAATAGGCAATGCATATTTTTCTGAATCAGGATGGAGCAAGTACTCTTCATCTACCACAACTCTTTTTAAAGTGGTTCTAAATCTTTCGTCTGCATTGATTCTTCTCAAATCCCCCCATCGTCTACCTCTAAAGACCAGTTCTTTTCTTCGTTCATCGAGAATAAACTGCAAGCCGTTCTCCATGCTATTGATACTGTCAGAAGCACGCTCATACCTCGCTGCAAGCAATTCATTCAGCACAAAAGAAGCATTTTCAACCATACCCTTTCTCTCCAGACATTCTGCGTAGATCAAGTAAATTTCATTAAGAGCCAGACCCGAGAAAAGTGAAGCTCCTCCAGTATAACTACCTTTAAAGTTAATAAAACCGGCCGGCCGTTTTACAAAAAAAACATCTCTCCTAAGGTCATTGTCCGGATACATTGAATAAAGAGCGGAGTCTACTTGAAATGCAGATTGGGAATTCAAATAGCCAGCCCCGCTTATTTGGCTGTGCCATATCACTTCTTGATTAAA contains:
- a CDS encoding MauE/DoxX family redox-associated membrane protein; this translates as MKANPSPLVPVLAEGAAWLLAFLFAYTAVSKVYDWGETRFAMYNQGFPGWITELLLYGLPLGELSVAVLLLIPHWRKLGFILSSVLMLVFTGYVGYIWLGFTERVPCSCGGVLASLGWGEHLVFNLVFLGIAVIGYWNHES